The genomic DNA aaaaaaaagctgtgaaatttctgttttttccagcTTTCAATATTAGCATAAAGGTTTCAGAAATCAGAAACTGTGCTTTAAAGTATCTCTAACTTTTAACCCTTTTCTGCATTTCAACAAATTATCCACAAAATAGGAAGCTGTGCTTTAGAAAATCTTTAGCTTGTCAGCGTTAACCTACCCTTATATTTCCATTTATGCCAGAtgttcagtgtgtctgtgttttgtggtgttttacaGGTGCAAGACAACTGGGCAGAAATCAACACACCACAAGACCAGTTTACAGGTGAGTCAGTGAATGAGCTCAACTATTTATGGTAGATTATCTGTACAAGTATGATTAATTATTAAGACTATAAATACAGTACATAGTCACAGTTTGTGACTTTGTGCAGTGTATTGCATAATAATGTGCACAAATATTTTCTACTAGTGTGTGCACTTTTATTGTAAGAGAGCATTTATCGACAAGAGATGAGTCACTGCTTCAAAGGCTGTCTGTGGTTTTGAGTGTGCACCTTTCAAGTAAATGTCTTTATGAAAATCTACAGTGGTAAATCAAACAGAAGTTTTACATCCGTTACACACCCATCTCACAGTATAGCAACCAAACAGTCCAGATCTCCCACTCTTAAGTTGTGAACTTACTATCTGTAGCAAAAAGGAATGATCAAGGTCTTCggttttggtggaataaaaaccaggacagttttctttctgtataCTCCTCTTTGAGCCTACTGCAGAACTATTGTTTTACCAATAATTTTCTGATGTTCCTCAGCCTAGTGTTAACTGCTGATGTAGTAACAGTTATGATAGAGTCAGCGCATCTTTGTCTGAATGTGTTCCaacttttgatttaaaaagacaagcCTCTGACTAACCATATCTTCATATTATATTTTCAGGCACTCAGTTAAATCTGTCAGAGATGTGCGCTTCAACCACGGAGAAGTAAGTAAACTAGTAATTGTGCCACAATATGCCAATTAAACAATTTAGGTTGAAATTACACGGTATATTAATTCAAAGCTTTTTTTGTTCCCTGTTTGGCTACAGTACAGTTTAACACCTTTTGCCAATGCTTCACCTGTGAAAATTAATTCTACATACATACTACAACATATGTACGTTTCAGCCTGCAGCTGCATCACAATCTCTCAGCGGTCTTTTTTGATGCATTTCAGACAAACTCCACAGCACATTGTAGATGAGGAGGCCATCCTGCAGCTGATGAAGAACTGCCCCAAGTGCAACAGAACGTGCCGCTGCACCAAACATACTCGCGGCTCTTACCTCATAGCCTACCAGAAATGTTACTTCTGTGATTATCAGCGAAAGTGGGCCAGTCAGCCTGAAGCTAAGAATATTAACATTCATAAGGCATCAACACCGCACAAGAGGAAACCTCCAAAGGACAAAGTGTCTGTAAATGCCAAGGCTCAGACTTCACAgcttaataaaaacatttctgcatCCTCAAGTCCCACGACCCAGTAGAGACAAAAGACTCGACTGTTTTCTTCTTGGATTTGACTGACTTAATGAATCTGAACCTGGACTTAAACCCAGTTTCAGATGTGCCTTACGATGGATCATCATTTTGCCGAGATGCTTGATGATAACAAACAATcctttaaattaataataataatgtttaatGATAATTTTGTAATAAATAACAGTTGCAGAAACGTTCATTTTGCTCACTAGAAGTAagaaatgctgttttaaaatgtaggtGCCATTGTGGATGTGGAAACATTGTGAAACCTCTAAAGCCCAAAGCCTgccggcaggtttgaaaggtatattatctttttaaaaaaaaatgtatcacccaaattacaccatttatcagggcTTGGAAATGTGAAAACCATATGTTACATACTGTGCAGCCTGAAAAcgtaaccaaatctaagcttaaaattgtgatatttcatcaaaatcattataTTCTACATGTCTAATTAAAACTTTTGCCACAAATTAATCATTTACTgcaaacagattctgtaaaaaaacaaaacaactcctTAACTCCGGACATTTAGGTGgcctgggttgaactgcaggctgtttttaAACGGAGCCAACATGGgtatggaaaacaaaacaaaatggttATGGAGGTAGTAAAAAGTCTATGTTGAACCCGAATTTTTCTTGcgttggtaacatctgtgggcacatgaaaaaatgtacattttcattttaggttttgtcaagttttgtaaaatgaatgttCAGGGCAATATGATTGTAGTATAGTGTTcgaaggacatttttaagttctctctacttgtagtcatggttgtgctgttttctatagaggtgcaaaATATGACtggagcaagaaaaaaaatacctagAAACTGCTCAGGATTCAGAGGAGTAACACTAATCACACTTGAAGTATTGGGGATATTATATAAATTTCACTTCAAGTTATAATCCTGCAATGCTGCAGTTCAAGTACGAATAAATGAGAGACGTTTACTGCAAAGAACTCTGACAGGTCAACAGGGTAAATACAGAAGTTTGACTTACTTGATGGAGCTTTCCTGGGGGCCTCTAGCCGTCTGTGTGCTGATGTGGTTTGTCTGTGACGTTGTGGCCTGTGCTGAGTCTTTGTTTTAGCTGGAGACACTCTGGGCGCTTGAGAAATATCCCCCAGTATGGCCTCTCTGTACTCCCGCTcctacacacataaacacagtcacagtttagtaAACTGGAACAAATTTCTCAACACTtgcaagaaaacagaaagcTTTATTTTAAGCAGTAATATTCATATGAAGTAAGCTTTTGAGTTAGACTTCAAAGTTCTCCTTCAGCAAATGAAGGTGCAGTCTATATTTTTATACAAAAAGTTGTATATTGAGGGAATGTTTTCCTAGACCTATTATTTGAAAGCACATTTTTGAACACATACCAATGTCTTTATTGTGTTACAACTAACTGCATTTTTTgtataaacacattaaaacttttCATTCTATCTGAACAAATGTGCTTTTTAGGACTTTTAGTGCAACATAATGTACAAATGCACAGACAGATGTCAATATacatttcagtttcttgttAGAAACTACTTTTTTACAAGATTCACATCATTGCTACAAAAACTGATAAATAGGCATTTTCTTCCTGTAAATTATCTTACACCAAAGTTCTCCAAACTGTTCTTTCTCATTAAGTTTACAAGTCAGTAATATACACACTAAAGGAAGTAAACAAAGGGACAGTGGACAtgaatgacctttttttttttaaaaaaaaaaaaaaaaaaccaaaactttcCAGATTTCATGATTACTCTAAAACCCGTGTACAGCTGGAAAACATGATTTGCAAGTTCCACAGATTTTTCAGGCTATTCACCAATTAAATTTACATGAGAAATGGCTGCAAGTGTTTAGCCTCTGCCCACCTGTCTGTCCATTTAATTAAGCTTAATTCTGTGGTATTACTCAATctatttgtctttaaaaatgtactgtTGGAAATTAAGAAAGCCGATAAACCATACACCTGAACTATGTACAGgctatttttttccagtggatGCGACTGTTAGTGGGTCATACTGCCTCTTTCATGGTAGGGAGGAGTTCTTCTGCACTCAAACTATACTAGACATCATACAAATGACTTACAGCTTCCTGTGCTTTGAGACGTGCTTTGTCCAGTTCTGTTCGTTCTTTGTCTTCATATCTTTTCAACTCCTCCTCAAAGGCCCTGTTCACCAGATgctaaaacagaaagagaaccATTCAGTTTTCCAATAGTAGAACATGATTAATAGAGCCAGCAGCAGCTTACTTTAactcaaatattattttttaactttggtTTTAATTAATTGACTGATATAAGAAGATAAATTACTGTAGCGATCTGGCAAGTACATGACTTcttgatgcatttttaaaactgcaacTACTGTTAAATCCAATTGAAACCAACAATGGTGATATCCCACATGGAGATACTGAAGAGCATAAATTTATCTTTAATCTAAAATTAACAcaattttcaggattttttacAAGTTTGAAATAAATTACATCAGATTTAAACCAAAGCTGTCCTAACAGGGAAAAGTTCTTGCATTTGTTAATGTCTCTATCTAGTTGTATTCTTTGTATggaagttacatatttagaagagtttttatcatgaaaataatctgtcctgccttaaaatggcttaaaggTAACTATGTCTTCTAGCATTTATACATGGAAAAAACATAAGAAACCAAAAACACCACATAAGCATaataacaaggtaaaaaacaaaacaaaacttgatTGTCACAAGAGGTTGATATTATAATCCCTCAATTTGGTCTTGATTGTCCCTAAACTACTGTTAGCATCATCCCAGTCAGGCTGCAATGTAGCATTTAAAGCTGGGAACACAGTTTGTAATCCCAGGAAACTCCATTTTTGAAGTTGCTCTTGGCTCCGTTGTCAGGCTTTAGAAAAGCTAATCTATGACAGGTCTTTTTAGTCAGAGCACATGCACAACAAAGTCTGCAGTGAGAGTAGGATGTAGCAGTGAAATAGGATAGATGGAGGAGTTTCACTTAGAGGAGAGAACTCCATGTGAAGGCACAAGTAAatgatttctctctttttttttttttttttttaaactatttttgtatgtttgaagCTGGTGCCTACGGTTATGTTTGTTCAGTGGGAGGGGACAGGAAAGGCTACAGGAGAGGGGCTGTATTTCTTTTCCTCTTATCCACAATTCTGCTTACCCCAGCATTAAATCTACTGAACAGCCTGCATTTTACAGCCAGTTGTGAAGAAATCCATTCCTGAATACTGCAGTGTATATAGTAAGACTAACAGAACACTTGTAGCTTCAATGCATGAATATATAATACACAGTAAAGAACATTTGAAGGACACCTCAGTGACCGGGTTAATAccttgctgtgttttctgtgagaGGCTCTGTGGTGGAGCTCTCCTCGCCTTGGATGATCAGTAACTGTGAGGTTGGTTTGTTTCCCGTCATCCAGACTCAAGGCCTCTGCCATGGCGTCCTGCAACTGTCCCTGCAGAGAGGGATGGACTCGTGGAGGCGAGGGAGACAAGGAGCGTGTCCGGTGGGTGGATTCAGGATCAGATGTTGCTGAAACTATGAAATGTTGCAATTCAAAACATTTCTTAATCTGCATGGGATTGGTTTAATGTTTAGCCAATCAACTACAAATCTATGCAACTTAATTTTTATGCAGCTGTGCAACTGGCAGACTATTTAGGCTGCCAGACGCATTCAAACTTGTGGCAtgcttttgcagctttttgtcaATGCAACACGTAAACACAAGAGTGCAGTTTGTTCTCTTTCTAAAATATGTTCACTACATTTTTAGTCAAATGTACACATACCCGTTTGTTGTCTGGGAGTCCGGCGACACTCCATGATGCTGTCGCTGTGGTGGGACTGCTTGTCCTCTTCCCTGACCTCACTGGACTCTCCACTTTCACCCAGAACTCGTTTAAGCATCTACAGGAATTACACAGAACACACGGTTGTACATGTTAAAAGGGCCATTACACAAATACAGAGATGGTGTAAGCACACAATTAACAAAGACTAAAGATTATGTAACCATGGCTCCATGAAAAACAGTGTTGACACTGTGTGGATGGTCCTGCTGGAATGAGGCAAACTGTATTGAAATGAGTGATAGAGAGCAAGTAGTCTCACCCACAACCAACAAAACAGTAACACATTCAATAAAGATTAAACCAATAACCATTGCTCTTATATAAACTACTTATATGTTATGGCCTCATTAACCTCTGTGATCCACTAAAAAGAAGAAAGCAAAGCAAATACCTGATCAAGTTCCTCTAGTCGATGGGAGAGATTCTCAGATATGTGATGCAACTCCTCTTCTGCTTTCTTGTTCCTCTGTCTGCGATAAGACAAAGGCTCTTCAAAATCCTCTTGTGCCGTCTTGTTTCTACAAAGACAGCACACAGCAGAGATGGTTGGacaatcaataaataatcaCTACTGCATTGTTTCCACATGAAATAGTAATTTCTGTGAAATTATTGTACTTCTTTAACGACAGCTTGAGTCTAAAGTCTTACCTGTGTCCCGTCCTCTCTCTGTGACCTGTCCTTCTGTCTTGTAATCTTCGTGTCAAACGCAGATCTTCATCTTCTTGGTCTTCCTCTTCAGTGTCTGGCGGAGAAAGGGCGGTGGGTGTCATCTCCTCTTGCAGGGTGAGGAAGAGCACATCTGGCTGTGTGCGGAATAAAACCCTCCTAGAACCTCCATTCGTTGGCTGAgattagggggaaaaaaacttgtGTTAATTGAACTTCATATAAGTTAACTGTATGTCGCAGTGCCTGTCATTTATGCTATTTAACAGAGAAACCAGCATACAGATCTAAACCTGATCTCCAGATGGGCTGCTTACAAGGACTGACCAAATGCTTAAACACCAAGAAtccaaacatgtttttatgccTTTGGAACAGACAGTAAAATTGGTACAAGTAAAGGTTTGCTGTTCTCTTACTTCTAGTGTCTCCCCCTCCACTTCTGTCCTGGCTCTTTGTTGGCTGGACAAAGACTTCTCACTTGCAGCTGGACATTAAACAAGACATGACATCAACAACTAAATGACACTTCACTCAGCTGGGAGATTTTCACTGCAGTCACAGCAGCATAGCAGATAAACTGTTCAAGCGGCTAGTTGCCCCGAGAACCACTGCACATTCAGTCACGACTACCATTTTCATCAAGGTCTAAGAGGCTTTCTTAATTCGATGACATGCCATCCACAGTTAAAGCAATTTACTACTTGAAACACTTGACATTTTCTTCTTACTGACACTGAAGGTAAATGTGTTTTGACTCACCAGGTGACTGGCAAAGGGCAGGAGACTGCACTCCATTGGTGACAACAGTCTCAGCTACCTTAGAGGTCTGTGAAAAAGATAATGAAAAGAGAGCAGGAACACAGAAAGAAGAGTCTATTGTGAAGTCAAGCAGAGGATATTAACATCAAATACACAGAATATTTAGTCTTGAGCATTGTGCACAGCTCAAgaaaatcagctttttaaaaatcaatcacAAGATACAAGACTTTTTAGAACATAACTGCCTTGGTGATGGGTcaaagtataaataaataactcaaaagactgatgaagaaaaactTGTGTGCTCTCAGTTGTAGAGGGAGGCCATAGGTTAAGTTGTGTAAGCCACATAACACCAGGTCATGCGCATGTCAGGACCTGTTAGCATATGTGATCTCACAGCGTGATGGTGTAAAGAGGCTACTTCCTGATTCCAGAGATTTTCTTAGGAAGCAAAAGCCTTGGTGGCACACACTTGGAAAATGTGGCAAACAGATTTAAAGTCATTACTTATCATCTTGAATAAGGTATTACTCTAAAATTAAACACATCCAAATGACGGCTGTCACTTAAAATAGTGGTTAAGTAAGTGAATATTGGCAAAGTTTTGTGAAACAGAAGTACATCTGAAGAGTGAAAGCAGGATTATATTACAGAAGTAACTGCTTGTTTGGAAGGAGTCAATGAGGCCTTGTCAGCATATGCTTATCCTTCCTGTACTGCcacaaaattcacaaaaactaCAGTGTAAATGTGTATCTATGTgtaaaacagagagaagaaatgTAGTATATAAACACATTAGATTGcttttaaaacttgttttagGTGACTAAAACTGACTGTAACACATCTACACTTTATGATACTGTATGATAAGGATACCTCTATAGTGACAGCAGTTGCTTCCTCCTCAGTGTGAACCGTGTTGAGGCCAGCTGTGGGAAGTTGGCTGGGTGAGTGTGGGCTGATGTCAGGACAGTGGGGGGTGTCGCTCTGGTTTGGTGGCTGCAAAGCGATGGCTGAATGCATCGGTTCAGTCGGTGGAGCTTCTTTGTGGTCCACAGGACCAGAGGGGGTGACTGGATCTGCCGGTTCTAGCATATGAATGAATTAATCAGTGGTATTTCAAGAGATATTGTAAtaacaaattaatcaaaatgcAAAGGATGGTTGAAGGCAACATGATGTGACAGACCACAGATATCACTGTTGTGTCTTGTCTGCTACAATTACTGTTGATGCTTAATTTGTGGTTTGCAGTAAAGTCACACAGTGGGTTAGATAACTAGAATGCCCAGACAACTAGAACAACTATATTCAATGAATAAACCAACTAATGTCCTCTCAAGTCTACAAAATAGTTTCAAGCAAAAACATGCAGTGAATTCCTGATACTTCTTAATTAAACCACAAAACCCAAAGAAAAACTTGTGGTTAATACTGTATACCTAAAAGCAACTATTAAAACACTCACTGTCACTAACAGAAGTCAAGATGAGCTTTATTTGCATGTCTTACCTTCTTGTTTGTCTACAAATGTTCGTGCAGAGACTCCCAGCCCAATGAGCTCACTAGCTGATCCCAACCCCTCGGTATTCCAAGAATGGAGAGACTGTTTACTGGACGGGACAGCAGATCtgaataacagaaaacaatatGATCGACCACAGGTTCACAGTGTACTACGTCAAATTACTGGACATTTACTTTGATATACCGCATTAACTgtatctctctctttctgtgttgATCTGAGTGACAAGCTGCTGCATACATTTGACTTTAAAAGGGACAAAGTTCTACTGAATTAAACTGTGGCAccaaaaacatagaaataatgtgtttttgatgGTAAATTTTTGTGACTCTTCGGGATCCAAGCCACAGCTAGGATTGGGTCAAGGCAGTGTTCATATCAGCAGCTATGCTGCCTGAACAAGAATTAATTCTCAGGTACAAAGCATGACTCAAACAAGGGCCGTATCAGTGGTTAATCTGTTGTTTACATTACCACCACAATAACAAGAGCCATTTACATATTTCAATAACTCATGTTATCAGTTCAGAAGAGTGTTAATAAATACACCAGCAGAGCTGCTACCTGCACTCAAAAAGGTCAACAGGACGTACAGTCGGATCTCCACTAAAGCTGATGGATATCATGTCAGAGTTATGGGTAACACACCTCCCtgtaaaaagtgtttttatacACAGTAGAGCTCAATACAAATACAGTAGTCGGTAATAGTTAAGTTAGCACATTAGGTATTAGTTAGGTTAATACACTGGGTCCTCCATGACTGATGTTCTCACTTTGTCTAACAAAgtgtaaatacaaaatctgcacatcagtatccatccatccatccatccatccatccatccatccatcgcttaatcctcattagggttgcagggggtggagtctatcccagctgacttagggtgaaggcagtggacagcctggacaggtaacagtctatcacaggactacacatagagacaaacaatcatactcacattcacatctacagacaacttagaatcaccaattaacttcagcatatttttggactgtgggaggaagccggagtacccagagaaaacccactaatgcacaggaagaacatgcaaactccacacagaaagatcccaggcccaggccgagATGCAAACCAGGAAGATCCCTGGTTAgttgtgaggcgacagtgctaaccaccgagcagCTGTGCAGCCCTACACATAAatatcctttttaaaaaatgtcacaaaaagtaATTCATTTTCTGAGTCTGTAGTTGGCATGAATCAAATACAGGTGTACAACATATTCAAAAATATAGACATTTGGTCATATCTTACCAAGTTTTTAGAACTCTAATACACACCAGCTCCTTTAGTTGCCACACATATAACCCATGCCACTTTTAATATCATAAATTGAAATAATAAACCAGGCTGATTGACttacaaatgaaatatgaaCACAATATAGGCCAAGTTTCATAAAGCCGTCTTGAGGTACTTAGTACGTAGAGTGTGTAAAGTATATCTCGGACAAGCTCTTACTCTATACTGGATGATAAGGATGCCTCCTCCAGCTTGGCCTCCTCCTGCTCTGTGGTGTCACAAGTTGTGGGCTCCTTGTTTTCCACTTCATTGAGACTGTCATTCAGTTCTTCTGAAAACAAGAATTGCACAAATGATGCAAAGGGTGAGAgagaaaactaaagaaaaaaactcaaatgagAGAGCAAAAGTTGTGATTACAACATGCAATGGCCTCCATGGAATTTAAAAGAGGAACAAACACATACAGTCAACAAATTGCCTCACAAAATTTCAAAGATACACTGCTGTGAAATATcacataaaaaatactaaaaggtAAACCGCAAAGGCTCACAATTAAAAAGTCTGATTTACAAcagttggggggggggggggggtttgcaCAAAAGTAAAATTGATGATGAACCAACTTCACTAACCACATGAAGAAATGCAGAAGTAAAATGTCACACTGTAGCAATATCATCACTGCTAATAAGCAACTTAgccataaaaaagaaaaaaaacttaattcaCATCACTATACACAGCATGATACAAGCTGTGTATGAGGTACTAAAGTAAATTATTTTAGTAACAGTTCATATAATTCAGTTATGACATTCAACCTTTGTCAACTGTCATATCGTCATAAtgtctttgttaaattacaaaagtGCATATTTATTATCTCTTGATGGGACAAAGTGACAAATCATTCGCCTACCACCATTCTGTGATTCCTCATTTATCTCCTCGTTGAGATATTCCAGGAGGCCGTCGAAGATTTCCAGGAGGTTCTTGATAGACTCTCCGTCCCCTCTGACAACATTTTCTCCTGCAAACACATGGGCATTCTGAgcattatacatttttaatgttgaaaaaagGAGATATATAGCCTTTGTTTTTCTGGAGATTCATCaggaaataaatattatttgcCTATGAAGTGCAAAATGATGTCATCTGATGGtgacatttttacttatttcaaggtaatcCAAGTGCGTAGGAGTGAATAAGCACAAGCTTAGAGCAAgtgtaaaatgcacatttaaactTTAATACATGGATATTTCAACTGATGTGATgctacaaatgtttttttcttatacCTGTAATGTGCGAGAGGCTGATCTGAAGGTAATCCAAAGACAGTGAATCAATCACAGACTGAACATTATGGACATCATCCTCTTGACTGCATGGTGCTGTAATATAAtctaaacacacaaataaaaacacatgaatggGAATAAGCAAAGCCTGTATGCATGAGACCAGAGTGAAAAACACATACATGTGCAACACTGCCAAGCTTACAGTAATGAACATTCACAGTCACATCCTTGAACACTTTGGGCCTTCGCTTTAACTCTTTCTTGTACTTAACAATGAAGGAAGGAGCTCATAATGGCATGTTTGGTCTTGGGAAACATTCCTGACATACTAAACACACTCAGGAGATTAAAACCTTAGTTAGTAGCCATGTGTTTAGAATTTAAATGCCCTTGTTAAGACTACAAATTATGGTTACTTTTATTGCCTAGTTTACATTATTTGCTATGTTAATCAAGTAATTGCTTTGCCTCAAAATATCAggtgatgaaaaatgaaaataaacttcaTTAGTTTAAACTTTTTCCTCTAGTCTACACTTTAAAAACTCAGTGTACTGAAGATACTATAGCTTAACACAAAGTCACAACTGCAAAGCTGGAAACATCAGAGAATATTTAGCACTATAATCTTTAcaaaaattacctaaaattgCATTGCTTACTATTATTCTGCTGATCTACTAATTGATTGATTAACCAGTGGTGTTGACACCTGGTGGCAAATGAattatatgcaaaaaaaaaaagatgccagATTTTAATTATCTTTGACAGATATTATAATTGAAAAATGAGTTAACATATGAGAATGGGAAATAACAGCATTTTTTctccactaaaaaaaacaaaaacaaaaaaaaactccaaaatgaCGATGCAATTTTTACTGCCGTCtaagcaaaacaaacatgtccCCTTATGTTCTGATAATATAATTGATAATATAATAGGCTGGGAcatctctgtagcaccacaatAATTATTATGTTGTGACACATCGTACCGTTATAGAAAAATGCAGCTCCTGCAATCTGGACATTGCATTTGGCCGTACTGTGATTGTTTATTAATGATATAAATAGTAAAGtgactaatatttaaatttttacattattaattaAACTTTAACTGTCCCTATTTTGTAGATCTATATGTTGCTCTTACCTGGAACTTTCTCCCCCAAAATGTTCTCATACAAAGCAATGAAAACATCTGCATTACAGTCAGTGAGTATCCTCAGCCTTAACTTCAGGTGACACTTGCTGAGAAGATCATTTGCCACATCGACCCAAtctgcagggaaaaaaatggaaaccgTGTTCAATCTCTCAATCTCTAACAGTAAAGTCTTTCGGCAGAACATCAGaatataatttctgtaaaatataccTACAGAATAACAAAACCAGACGATATGgaaaagctaaaacaaaaacacccgTTCATGTGGAGTATATCTTCAGTAATAAGCAGTGTGGTGTATGACAAATGACTTTTGTTTAAGTCATTATGATGAAATTCACTGGTTGTTTATTCACAAATCAGGTCCATTGTCTCCTCTATGGGTGATAACCTTAATGTAATCACGATTGCCCGGCAAACTTCAGCTCTGGAGCGGGGAGTTATGTCTCCCTGACTCATACGCACCAGCTGCTAACTACACTAGCTACCGTCTGAAACTACCGGTATAGATTGCacacatacaaataaataataccGGTGGCCACGTTTTTGGGatgacaaaacattaacaaaacTATTTTCTGAATCTATCTGCCATCTTCGAGTCGTCTTTAACGTTGTTTACGGCAACTTTACCGGTTGAGTTAACTCAAAAGTGGCTAGCTAACGTTGCTAATGTTTGCTAACGGGGACATTTTCAAGAAAATTTAAACGGCAAAGGCGACCCCTTCCATTTAGTTATCTCTAAAATATGGACAGCTGATGAAAGGCTCGGTGACAACAGGACAACGACATTAACCTggcagctaacgttagcagcgGGAAGTTAGCGTTACGTGTCGCTAGCTTTACCCGGACAGGAGTGTCGGCTGCCTtacctctctctccctcctgggTTCCCATGAAACAGCTGTCGACAACAGGCAGCTGGAGCCCAAAAACTACCGACTAGCTGTAAAATAGTCACGTAAAGTCCCAGAGTGCCGGTCCTGGTCTCAGCAGTTGGACTCAGTGTTGGTGTTGTTGTGGTTTTTCAGGAACAGAGAGAAGGAACTATCTGCTCTCATTTAAAACTGAGCTCCTCCCTGATTGGTCGGCTGGTCGGTCTTTGTTTCCGGAAGTGCCTTTCGATTGGTGcacagcgccccctgctggtgacGTTTATGTGAGCACCCACAGACACCAAGAttagtagaatagaatagaatagaatagaatagaatagaatagaatagaatagaatagaatagc from Amphiprion ocellaris isolate individual 3 ecotype Okinawa chromosome 4, ASM2253959v1, whole genome shotgun sequence includes the following:
- the LOC111585104 gene encoding centrosomal protein of 95 kDa isoform X1, translated to MGTQEGERDWVDVANDLLSKCHLKLRLRILTDCNADVFIALYENILGEKVPDYITAPCSQEDDVHNVQSVIDSLSLDYLQISLSHITGENVVRGDGESIKNLLEIFDGLLEYLNEEINEESQNGEELNDSLNEVENKEPTTCDTTEQEEAKLEEASLSSSIESAVPSSKQSLHSWNTEGLGSASELIGLGVSARTFVDKQEEPADPVTPSGPVDHKEAPPTEPMHSAIALQPPNQSDTPHCPDISPHSPSQLPTAGLNTVHTEEEATAVTIETSKVAETVVTNGVQSPALCQSPAASEKSLSSQQRARTEVEGETLEPTNGGSRRVLFRTQPDVLFLTLQEEMTPTALSPPDTEEEDQEDEDLRLTRRLQDRRTGHRERTGHRNKTAQEDFEEPLSYRRQRNKKAEEELHHISENLSHRLEELDQMLKRVLGESGESSEVREEDKQSHHSDSIMECRRTPRQQTVSATSDPESTHRTRSLSPSPPRVHPSLQGQLQDAMAEALSLDDGKQTNLTVTDHPRRGELHHRASHRKHSKHLVNRAFEEELKRYEDKERTELDKARLKAQEAEREYREAILGDISQAPRVSPAKTKTQHRPQRHRQTTSAHRRLEAPRKAPSMKIKENELLPVLREELPHLHISPHALDRMWEQQMQQVDRLHATSFSHSQRRSKLSSQVEEAQRKHDLLVEIIRKEQDHNRRLRDFKDRIQQQKSTQNRLREQRQQIARAKKYHNDYHVQHRARLMRARTKEERMFRQLFEEGLEVQKVRLREQRAYAREQRLEHQRRHQDQIKSMENYYKDQFSLLAEKLAQERQEIQVRKKAQEKALLKMKRELHSRMEREIGELQRIIIQNDEDDYFQDLEVQRLRNRVQMASFQYNTSYLH
- the LOC111585105 gene encoding uncharacterized protein LOC111585105 isoform X2; amino-acid sequence: METFRIQPYMFEPESEPDGESEHPQLDDFVWCPCGKCPKVPTEVENLGRWETPEVQDNWAEINTPQDQFTGTQLNLSEMCASTTEKQTPQHIVDEEAILQLMKNCPKCNRTCRCTKHTRGSYLIAYQKCYFCDYQRKWASQPEAKNINIHKASTPHKRKPPKDKVSVNAKAQTSQLNKNISASSSPTTQ
- the LOC111585104 gene encoding centrosomal protein of 95 kDa isoform X2 — protein: MGTQEGERDWVDVANDLLSKCHLKLRLRILTDCNADVFIALYENILGEKVPDYITAPCSQEDDVHNVQSVIDSLSLDYLQISLSHITGENVVRGDGESIKNLLEIFDGLLEYLNEEINEESQNGELNDSLNEVENKEPTTCDTTEQEEAKLEEASLSSSIESAVPSSKQSLHSWNTEGLGSASELIGLGVSARTFVDKQEEPADPVTPSGPVDHKEAPPTEPMHSAIALQPPNQSDTPHCPDISPHSPSQLPTAGLNTVHTEEEATAVTIETSKVAETVVTNGVQSPALCQSPAASEKSLSSQQRARTEVEGETLEPTNGGSRRVLFRTQPDVLFLTLQEEMTPTALSPPDTEEEDQEDEDLRLTRRLQDRRTGHRERTGHRNKTAQEDFEEPLSYRRQRNKKAEEELHHISENLSHRLEELDQMLKRVLGESGESSEVREEDKQSHHSDSIMECRRTPRQQTVSATSDPESTHRTRSLSPSPPRVHPSLQGQLQDAMAEALSLDDGKQTNLTVTDHPRRGELHHRASHRKHSKHLVNRAFEEELKRYEDKERTELDKARLKAQEAEREYREAILGDISQAPRVSPAKTKTQHRPQRHRQTTSAHRRLEAPRKAPSMKIKENELLPVLREELPHLHISPHALDRMWEQQMQQVDRLHATSFSHSQRRSKLSSQVEEAQRKHDLLVEIIRKEQDHNRRLRDFKDRIQQQKSTQNRLREQRQQIARAKKYHNDYHVQHRARLMRARTKEERMFRQLFEEGLEVQKVRLREQRAYAREQRLEHQRRHQDQIKSMENYYKDQFSLLAEKLAQERQEIQVRKKAQEKALLKMKRELHSRMEREIGELQRIIIQNDEDDYFQDLEVQRLRNRVQMASFQYNTSYLH
- the LOC111585105 gene encoding uncharacterized protein LOC111585105 isoform X1; the encoded protein is MGRTCDYPGCSNKDVPGSCHGFHRFPVTDVALRELWLVALGFKLDTKLAKMKKLRVCSAHFSEEDYVSCPGHRKKRDLKRSAVPAPQVQDNWAEINTPQDQFTGTQLNLSEMCASTTEKQTPQHIVDEEAILQLMKNCPKCNRTCRCTKHTRGSYLIAYQKCYFCDYQRKWASQPEAKNINIHKASTPHKRKPPKDKVSVNAKAQTSQLNKNISASSSPTTQ